In Rhodospirillales bacterium RIFCSPLOWO2_02_FULL_58_16, the genomic window GAAATTCTGGGCGGAACATGACCCCGCAAAGACAGCGCCGGTTGACCGGCGGGGCGGGAAAATGCGAGAATAAGGCGATATCAAGGAGGCTGAACTCCGATGGGCATCATCTACGCCGACCTGAGACTGTCCAACCCGTCCCGCCCCGATCTCGAAGAGATCAACGCCAAGGCGGTCGTGGATACGGGCGCTTTGCACCTTTGCATCCCTGAGCACGTTGCCGTGCAGCTTGGCCTTAAGATCGTTGAGCAACGCGAGGCAAAAACGGCGGACGGCAAATCTCATCTGGTTGATTACGCCGGGCCGATTCAAATCGAGGTCTTCGGTCGCCATTGCCTGACCGGCGCTCTTATTCTCGGAGATCAGGTCCTGCTGGGCGCAATTCCCCTTGAGGACATGGATATTGTCGTCGATCCGGCCCGCCGGAAGATCACCGTCAATCCGGCCAGCCCGAATATCGCTTTATCCCTGGCCCTGGGGTTCAAAGCGCATCAGGATTGAGCGGCCGCCGGCATTATAGGGCGACGTTATCGATAAGACGGGTCTTGCCCAGGCGAACGGCGGCCAGCGCCCGAGCCGGGTGGCCGGGAACTT contains:
- a CDS encoding clan AA aspartic protease, whose amino-acid sequence is MGIIYADLRLSNPSRPDLEEINAKAVVDTGALHLCIPEHVAVQLGLKIVEQREAKTADGKSHLVDYAGPIQIEVFGRHCLTGALILGDQVLLGAIPLEDMDIVVDPARRKITVNPASPNIALSLALGFKAHQD